The following are from one region of the bacterium genome:
- a CDS encoding RNA-binding protein, with protein sequence MSNKIYVGNLPFSSTEDELRSVFASHGDVESVNVITDRDTGRPRGFAFVEMVDADAASKAIRALDGSELGGRNLRVNEAEDKRGGGGFRGR encoded by the coding sequence TTGAGCAACAAGATCTATGTAGGCAATCTCCCCTTCTCCTCGACCGAAGACGAGCTGCGCAGCGTCTTTGCCTCGCACGGCGACGTCGAGTCCGTGAACGTGATCACGGATCGCGACACAGGTCGGCCGCGAGGCTTCGCATTCGTGGAGATGGTCGACGCCGACGCTGCCAGCAAAGCCATCCGGGCGCTCGACGGCTCGGAGCTGGGTGGCCGCAATCTGCGTGTGAACGAGGCGGAGGACAAGCGCGGCGGAGGCGGCTTCCGCGGCAGGTAG
- a CDS encoding TIR domain-containing protein — MKVFVSFDERYDRDLYERFTEQSRRPGSSFDIVCDESSAMRTKGWSDHPRGHIRSADEVVFLCGEHTNESLRMSVELGITREEEKPYILVWGRRDQMCTKPEGALPGDGMYSWTHDILESQMAATLRAAAPRVIPESYKRPPERSKLAAEPTSAKSTDDKPPREQGDS; from the coding sequence ATGAAAGTCTTCGTCAGCTTCGACGAGCGATACGATCGCGACCTCTACGAACGATTCACCGAGCAGTCGCGTCGCCCCGGCTCGTCGTTCGACATCGTTTGCGACGAGTCGAGCGCGATGCGGACGAAGGGCTGGTCGGATCATCCGCGCGGGCACATTCGGTCCGCGGATGAAGTCGTATTCCTCTGCGGGGAGCACACGAACGAATCTCTGCGCATGTCCGTCGAGCTCGGTATCACTCGGGAAGAGGAGAAGCCCTACATCCTGGTATGGGGGCGTCGTGACCAAATGTGCACGAAACCCGAGGGCGCTCTTCCGGGCGACGGAATGTACAGCTGGACGCACGACATCCTCGAGAGTCAGATGGCGGCCACCCTGCGCGCTGCCGCGCCGCGCGTGATTCCGGAGTCGTACAAGCGGCCGCCCGAACGGAGCAAGCTCGCCGCGGAGCCGACTTCCGCCAAGTCAACCGACGACAAGCCGCCGCGCGAGCAAGGCGATTCGTGA